The Candidatus Methylomirabilis lanthanidiphila region GTTCCGCCTGAAGCCCCAAGACAGTTCACAGTACGCGGTCGGCCAGATTCTCACCGTCGGCCTCTTCGAGACGGGAGAAAAGGTCCAGGTAACCGGCGTCACCAAGGGGAAGGGATTTCAGGGCGGCGTCAAGCGATGGGGCTATCTGGGCGGTCCAGAGACACATGGCTCGATGTTCCACCGCGCGCCAGGATCAATCGGCGCGTCGTCGTATCCGTCTCGCGTCTTCAAAGGGCATCATATGCCTGGACGGATGGGTACCGATACTGCCAGTGTCAAGGGACTTCAGGTCGTGAAGATTCTGCCGGAGCAGAATCTGGTGCTGGTGAAGGGCGCTGTGCCCGGACCGGCGGGCGGCCTGGTTGCGATCTGTAAGCGAGGTTGAGGCGATGTCAGTGATAGTGTCAGCTCTGGATGCAAACGGTGCGAAAAGCATAGACGTCGCTCTCGATGAGACGGTTTTTGGTGTTGCCGCTTCGCCGCACTTAGTGCATGACGTGGTCAAGATGCAACTGGCGAATCGTCGCCAAGGGACTGCGTCAACCCGCACGCGATGCGAGGTTCGCGGTGGTGGCAAGAAACCCTGGAAGCAAAAAGGGACTGGGCGGGCTCGATCCGGTACCAGACGCTCACCGCTGTGGCGGGGTGGAGGGACGGTGTTCGGTCCCAAGCCTCGTGGTTATGGTTACGTCGTCCCGCGGCAGGTACGGGCAGCAGCACTTCGGGCTGCGCTCTCCGAGAAGGTTCGCATCGGGAAGTGTATCGTCGTGGAAAGCCTGTCGCTGGAGGAGCCGAGCACGAAGGCGTTTAGGGCTCTACTGGATCGATTGGGGGTTCAGGGGCGCGCCCTGATTGTGACAGAGCAGGTTCGGCAGGATGATGCGACCGCTATGTCCTGTCGTAATCTGCCCGATCTCACACTGATGCCGACGCAGGGTCTGAACGTGTACGATATCTTGAGGCATGACACTCTGATCATGACCAAGGGTGCAGTGAGCGCGATCGAAGAGGCGTGGAGGCCATGAGAGAGGCATATCAGATTATCCGTCGCCCGCTTATTACGGAGAAAGGGACGGATTTGAAGGAACACACCAATCAGTACCTGTTCGAAGTGGCCAGAGATGCCAATAAGATCGAGATTAAACGCGCGGTCGAATCGTTGTTCCGGGTGAACGTGCTCCAGGTACGCACGCTCTCTGTCAAGGGCAAGAAAAAGCGGCTCGGTCGGTTTGTTGGTCGGACATCCGATTGGAAAAAGGCTATCGCTACCCTGAAAGAAGGGGAAGCCATCGAGTTCTTCGAAGGAGCATAGATGCCGATTCGAGCATATAAGCCCACATCTCCAGGCCGGCGTTTTCAGACAGTGCTGGAGTACGCCGACGTCACCAGATCTACACCTGAGAAGGCGCTGCTGCGTCCCGCCAGGAGAAGCGGCGGCCGGAATGCGGCCGGTCGACTTACTGTGCGACATCGTGGGGGCGGGCATAAGCGACAGTATCGCCTCGTTGATTTTAAGCGTAATAAGCCCGGTGTCCCCGCCAAGGTGGCGTCGATTGAGTACGATCCGAACCGCTCTGCCAGGATTGCGCTTCTCCATTATGCGGATGGCGAGAAGCGGTATATCATCGGGCCCCTGGGTCTTCAGGTTGGAGAGCAGGTGATGTCCGGAGCTAACGCCGAGATAAAGGCCGGCAACGCCCTTCCGTTGCGCGCTATTCCCGTCGGCATGACGCTTCATAATCTCGAGCTCAAGCCCGGTAAGGGCGCTCAACTGGCCAGAAGCGCAGGATCCGGCGTACAATTCCTGGCGAAGGAGGGCGACTACGGCTTGGTAAAACTTCCCTCCGGCGAGTTACGTCGACTCCGGCTTGATTGCATGGCGGTTATCGGTCAAGTAGGAAACCTCGAGTACGAGAACGTGTCGCTGGGGAAGGCCGGACGATCGCGATGGCTTGGGATCAGGCCGGCTGTTCGAGGTGTGGCCATGAACCCCCATGATCACCCGCTGGGCGGCGGCGAGGGTAAAACGTCAGGCGGGCGCCATCCCTGCAGTCCATGGGGGAAACTCGAGCAAAAAACCAGAAAGAAGGGCAAGCCCTCAGATCGCTTTATTGTGAGACGTAGAAAGTAAGGCAGAGTGCGAGATGCGAAGGACCATCGATGTGAATTCGGATCCCGGATCTCGCGGGTTGCGTCTGAACGGAGGTT contains the following coding sequences:
- the rplB gene encoding 50S ribosomal protein L2; protein product: MPIRAYKPTSPGRRFQTVLEYADVTRSTPEKALLRPARRSGGRNAAGRLTVRHRGGGHKRQYRLVDFKRNKPGVPAKVASIEYDPNRSARIALLHYADGEKRYIIGPLGLQVGEQVMSGANAEIKAGNALPLRAIPVGMTLHNLELKPGKGAQLARSAGSGVQFLAKEGDYGLVKLPSGELRRLRLDCMAVIGQVGNLEYENVSLGKAGRSRWLGIRPAVRGVAMNPHDHPLGGGEGKTSGGRHPCSPWGKLEQKTRKKGKPSDRFIVRRRK
- a CDS encoding 50S ribosomal protein L23 — translated: MREAYQIIRRPLITEKGTDLKEHTNQYLFEVARDANKIEIKRAVESLFRVNVLQVRTLSVKGKKKRLGRFVGRTSDWKKAIATLKEGEAIEFFEGA
- a CDS encoding 50S ribosomal protein L4, coding for MSVIVSALDANGAKSIDVALDETVFGVAASPHLVHDVVKMQLANRRQGTASTRTRCEVRGGGKKPWKQKGTGRARSGTRRSPLWRGGGTVFGPKPRGYGYVVPRQVRAAALRAALSEKVRIGKCIVVESLSLEEPSTKAFRALLDRLGVQGRALIVTEQVRQDDATAMSCRNLPDLTLMPTQGLNVYDILRHDTLIMTKGAVSAIEEAWRP
- a CDS encoding 50S ribosomal protein L3, translated to MSIGLLGKKIGMTQLFTESGEAVPVTIIEAGPCPVVQRRTIGTDGYEAIQIGYRAERKARGVTKPLKGHFEKAKVAPQKHLREFRLKPQDSSQYAVGQILTVGLFETGEKVQVTGVTKGKGFQGGVKRWGYLGGPETHGSMFHRAPGSIGASSYPSRVFKGHHMPGRMGTDTASVKGLQVVKILPEQNLVLVKGAVPGPAGGLVAICKRG